One Halobaculum roseum DNA segment encodes these proteins:
- a CDS encoding ABC transporter ATP-binding protein encodes MSAEDASGRPDADATDGDAADSADSDPSQATAQGARDADDHPLVVENLRKTFGGITAVDDASFSVAEGSLTGLIGPNGAGKSTTFNCITGVHTPTAGRVTFRGDDITGMAPHAIAQQGLVRTFQIARELPEMTVLENMMLAPKGQVGERLTNAVVPGLRGRVVEQEEELLERAWQQLEFFEIDHLAQEYAGTLSGGQRKLLEMARALMTDPEMVLLDEPLAGVNPTLEEKLLDRIHELRDRGNTFLFVEHDMDVIMNNCEHVIVMHQGSVLAEGTPEQITNDERVVEAYLGGDV; translated from the coding sequence ATGAGCGCGGAGGACGCGTCCGGACGGCCGGACGCCGACGCGACCGACGGCGACGCCGCCGACTCGGCCGACTCGGACCCGTCGCAGGCGACCGCACAGGGTGCGCGCGACGCCGACGACCACCCGCTGGTCGTCGAGAACCTCCGCAAGACGTTCGGCGGGATCACCGCCGTCGACGACGCGAGCTTCTCGGTCGCCGAAGGGTCGCTCACCGGGCTCATCGGGCCGAACGGCGCGGGCAAGTCGACGACGTTCAACTGTATCACCGGCGTGCACACCCCCACCGCGGGCCGGGTGACGTTCCGCGGGGACGACATCACCGGAATGGCGCCCCACGCGATCGCCCAACAGGGGCTCGTGCGGACGTTCCAGATCGCCCGCGAGCTGCCGGAGATGACCGTACTGGAGAACATGATGCTGGCGCCGAAAGGGCAGGTCGGCGAGCGGCTCACCAACGCGGTCGTCCCCGGGCTGCGCGGCCGGGTCGTCGAACAGGAGGAGGAGCTCCTCGAACGAGCGTGGCAGCAGCTGGAGTTCTTCGAGATCGACCACCTCGCCCAGGAGTACGCGGGGACGCTGTCGGGCGGTCAGCGCAAGCTGCTGGAGATGGCGCGCGCGCTGATGACCGACCCCGAGATGGTGCTGCTCGACGAGCCGCTGGCGGGGGTCAACCCGACGCTCGAGGAGAAGCTGCTCGACCGCATCCACGAGCTGCGCGACAGGGGGAACACGTTCCTCTTCGTGGAACACGACATGGACGTCATCATGAACAACTGCGAACACGTCATCGTCATGCACCAGGGGTCGGTGCTCGCGGAGGGCACCCCCGAACAGATCACGAACGACGAACGCGTCGTCGAGGCGTATCTCGGAGGCGACGTATGA
- a CDS encoding ABC transporter ATP-binding protein, with translation MSGENERSEPQTREDDRRESSNRTGSSAGRERSERPEKSSGEQSDPRDSEATREDATATEEPPADTDATEGPADADGSTGATRADEATLPDDSLLRVRDLDAGYGDLQILTDVDLDVGDGEYVTIVGPNGAGKSTVMKSVFGLTSYMGGTIEFADEPIHGLQPDEIIHEGIGYVPQNDNIFESLTVRENLEMGAYILDEVPEEQIEVIYDRFPILRERSDQRAGTMSGGQRQMLAMGRALMLDPDLLLLDEPSAGLAPDLVQEMFDRIDRINDDGTAVLMVEQNAKQALRRCDRGYVLVNGENAYVDSGEALLNDEQVRKDFLGG, from the coding sequence ATGAGTGGCGAGAACGAGCGCAGCGAGCCCCAGACCCGCGAGGACGACCGAAGGGAGTCCTCGAACCGAACGGGGAGCAGTGCGGGGCGCGAGCGCAGCGAGCGCCCCGAGAAGTCGAGCGGGGAGCAAAGCGACCCGCGAGACAGCGAAGCGACCCGGGAGGACGCGACGGCGACCGAAGAACCGCCGGCGGATACCGATGCGACCGAGGGCCCGGCCGACGCCGACGGGTCGACGGGCGCTACCCGCGCGGACGAGGCGACGCTCCCGGACGATAGCCTGCTCCGGGTCCGGGACCTCGACGCCGGCTACGGCGACCTCCAGATCCTCACCGACGTGGACCTGGACGTGGGCGACGGCGAGTACGTCACGATCGTCGGCCCGAACGGCGCCGGCAAGTCGACGGTGATGAAGTCCGTGTTCGGGCTGACCAGCTACATGGGCGGCACCATCGAGTTCGCCGACGAGCCGATCCACGGCCTCCAGCCCGACGAGATCATCCACGAGGGGATCGGCTACGTCCCGCAGAACGACAACATCTTCGAGAGCCTCACCGTGCGCGAGAACCTCGAGATGGGCGCGTACATCCTCGACGAGGTGCCCGAGGAGCAGATCGAGGTCATCTACGACCGCTTCCCGATCCTCCGGGAGCGCTCGGACCAGCGCGCGGGCACGATGTCGGGCGGCCAGCGACAGATGCTCGCGATGGGCCGCGCGCTCATGCTCGATCCCGACCTCCTGTTGCTCGACGAGCCCAGCGCCGGGCTCGCGCCCGATCTGGTGCAGGAGATGTTCGACCGCATCGACCGCATCAACGACGACGGCACCGCGGTCCTCATGGTCGAGCAGAACGCCAAGCAGGCGCTGCGCCGCTGTGACCGCGGCTACGTGCTCGTCAACGGCGAGAACGCCTACGTCGACTCCGGCGAGGCGCTGTTGAACGACGAGCAGGTCCGCAAGGACTTCCTCGGCGGCTGA
- a CDS encoding VOC family protein produces the protein MDPSISIVTLGVDDLAVSVEFYEDGLGLPKHDDEGEIAFFELSGTWLALYPREALAADVGVDPEGSGFAGVTLAHNVDGEARVDEVLAEAERAGATVVKSATHAEWGGYSGYFADPDGHLWEVAHAPDFSPGP, from the coding sequence ATGGACCCATCGATCAGTATCGTCACGCTCGGCGTCGACGACCTCGCGGTATCGGTCGAGTTCTACGAGGACGGCCTCGGGCTCCCGAAACACGACGACGAGGGCGAGATCGCGTTCTTCGAACTGTCGGGAACGTGGCTGGCGCTGTACCCGCGCGAGGCGCTCGCGGCCGACGTGGGGGTCGACCCGGAGGGCTCGGGGTTCGCCGGCGTCACGCTCGCGCACAACGTCGACGGCGAGGCGCGCGTCGACGAGGTGCTCGCGGAGGCCGAACGTGCCGGCGCGACGGTCGTGAAGTCCGCGACACACGCCGAGTGGGGCGGCTACTCCGGCTACTTCGCCGACCCGGACGGGCACCTGTGGGAGGTCGCGCACGCGCCGGACTTCTCGCCGGGACCGTGA
- a CDS encoding branched-chain amino acid ABC transporter permease: MSSPTESVDTGDRTADAGDDDSRTIPGWTPYREWFRDRWSEGGATAWATALGHLLVGGVLFALVAGFDLGTLPIGGSLIWFVYLSITVGVLYVATAPPSEPYVAWLEDRWMESDADKLLIILGHVVVVFFVFAVALGLPFNGLMGALSSVLFFTAVYAMLVLALNLHWGYAGVFNIGIAGFMAVGVYVMAILSSSTEASATSVPGLGLPLPIGILGGVLAAALVGLVAALPALRLRADYFAIVTVALSEIIRLTLNSRTLQEFTIAGVTTGTGGATGITMPGNPVRLLFYDGFGAGAEPALLGAILFPSFRDLRVELIPPGSSWLGVVPLPAFTLDLAVQPSVISNWAYVVVLAGFVALFYVLLVRTGNSPFGRVLKAIREDEMVAKSLGKDTNRFKIVAFMFGCGLMGLGGILWQGSQGFTNPGAFRPIITFYIWVALIIGGAGSNTGSVLGGALFAGALWEGPVYVRRVVTNYVDFGDTPSTFPAAVGPFIEGEVLPFLAFMLGNVSALRFILVGVILVVLMQRRPEGLLGHRKEEAAAIPLTRPDGGHDAADDGGAQ; this comes from the coding sequence GTGAGTTCCCCGACGGAGTCGGTCGACACGGGCGACCGGACCGCGGACGCCGGCGACGACGACAGCCGGACGATCCCCGGCTGGACGCCGTACCGGGAGTGGTTCCGCGACCGCTGGAGCGAGGGGGGCGCCACGGCGTGGGCGACCGCGCTCGGACATCTGCTGGTCGGGGGCGTCCTGTTCGCGCTCGTGGCGGGCTTCGACCTCGGGACGCTCCCGATCGGCGGGAGCCTCATCTGGTTCGTCTATCTCTCGATCACCGTCGGGGTGCTGTACGTCGCCACGGCGCCGCCGAGCGAGCCGTACGTCGCGTGGCTCGAGGACCGATGGATGGAGTCCGACGCCGACAAGCTGCTCATCATCCTCGGCCACGTCGTCGTCGTCTTCTTCGTGTTCGCGGTCGCGCTCGGGCTCCCGTTCAACGGGCTCATGGGCGCGCTCAGTTCGGTGTTGTTCTTCACCGCGGTGTACGCGATGTTGGTGCTCGCGCTCAACCTCCACTGGGGGTACGCGGGGGTGTTCAACATCGGCATCGCGGGGTTCATGGCCGTCGGCGTGTACGTGATGGCGATCCTTTCCTCGTCCACGGAAGCGAGTGCGACGTCGGTCCCCGGGCTGGGGCTGCCCCTCCCGATCGGTATCCTCGGCGGCGTGCTCGCGGCCGCCCTCGTCGGCCTGGTCGCGGCGCTTCCGGCGCTCCGGCTGCGGGCGGACTACTTCGCCATCGTCACCGTCGCGCTCTCGGAGATCATCCGGCTCACGCTCAACTCCCGGACGCTCCAGGAGTTCACGATCGCCGGCGTCACGACCGGCACCGGCGGCGCGACCGGCATCACGATGCCCGGAAACCCGGTCAGGCTCCTGTTTTACGACGGGTTCGGCGCCGGCGCCGAGCCCGCGCTGCTGGGGGCGATCCTGTTCCCGTCGTTCCGTGACCTCCGGGTGGAGCTGATCCCGCCTGGATCGTCGTGGCTCGGGGTCGTCCCGCTGCCGGCGTTCACGCTCGATCTCGCCGTCCAGCCGTCGGTTATCAGCAACTGGGCGTACGTCGTCGTGCTCGCGGGGTTCGTCGCGCTGTTCTACGTCCTGCTGGTCCGCACGGGGAACTCCCCGTTCGGCCGCGTGCTGAAGGCGATCCGCGAGGACGAGATGGTCGCCAAGTCGCTCGGGAAGGACACGAACCGCTTCAAGATCGTCGCGTTCATGTTCGGCTGCGGGCTGATGGGGCTGGGCGGCATCCTCTGGCAGGGGAGTCAGGGGTTCACAAACCCCGGCGCATTCCGGCCGATCATCACGTTCTACATCTGGGTCGCGCTGATCATCGGCGGCGCCGGCTCCAACACCGGGAGCGTCCTCGGGGGCGCGCTGTTCGCGGGTGCCCTCTGGGAGGGCCCGGTGTACGTCCGGCGTGTCGTCACCAACTACGTCGACTTCGGGGACACGCCGAGCACGTTCCCGGCGGCGGTCGGGCCGTTCATCGAGGGCGAGGTGCTTCCGTTCCTCGCGTTCATGCTCGGCAACGTCTCGGCGCTGCGGTTCATCCTCGTCGGCGTCATCCTCGTGGTGCTGATGCAGCGGCGTCCCGAGGGGCTGCTCGGCCACCGCAAGGAGGAGGCCGCGGCGATCCCGCTGACCCGTCCCGACGGCGGCCACGACGCCGCCGACGACGGAGGTGCACAATGA
- a CDS encoding branched-chain amino acid ABC transporter permease, whose protein sequence is MGISETYSRGRDLAVSRPFVLVVVGIIGLLAFDLVRQLAAPGGLTAGQLASFLWDGLVVGLSIGLAGVGLSMTYSILNFANFGHGDYVTSGAFAGWAVTWAFAGAGQFDLTTLLFIGSVSTRDLGVSAFATPLAIVAGLIVAAAATVVLSLVIDRLVYKPMRDEGGISLLIASIGVALALRYTIYIVFGQRTRGLTDAQSVPELALGGGFEVGGHEVALVLIAAGLMLGVHLLLQTTKLGKAMRAMADNEDLARVTGIPTERVVRFTWIIGAGLAGAGGFLIALERGAMNFQFGWVLLLLIFAAVILGGIGSIYGAMFGGVTIGIAQSISLVWLPSEFSTVAAFGVMIFVLLFKPDGIFSGVTTA, encoded by the coding sequence ATGGGCATTAGCGAAACGTACTCACGCGGCAGAGACCTGGCCGTCTCGCGGCCGTTCGTCCTCGTCGTGGTCGGCATCATCGGGCTTCTGGCGTTCGATCTCGTCCGTCAACTCGCCGCCCCCGGTGGCCTCACGGCCGGCCAACTCGCCTCGTTCCTGTGGGACGGGCTCGTTGTCGGGCTCTCTATCGGGCTCGCGGGCGTCGGGCTCTCGATGACGTACAGCATTCTGAACTTCGCGAACTTCGGCCACGGCGACTACGTGACCTCCGGCGCGTTCGCCGGCTGGGCGGTGACGTGGGCGTTCGCCGGCGCCGGGCAGTTTGACCTGACGACGCTGTTGTTCATCGGCTCCGTCTCGACCAGGGACTTGGGCGTGTCGGCGTTCGCGACGCCGCTGGCGATCGTCGCCGGGCTGATCGTCGCGGCGGCGGCCACGGTCGTGCTCTCGCTCGTCATCGACCGGCTGGTGTACAAGCCGATGCGCGACGAGGGCGGGATCTCCCTGCTCATCGCCTCGATCGGCGTCGCGCTGGCGCTGCGGTACACGATCTACATCGTCTTCGGACAGCGCACCCGCGGGCTCACCGACGCGCAGTCGGTGCCCGAGCTCGCGCTCGGCGGCGGGTTCGAGGTCGGCGGACACGAGGTCGCGCTCGTGCTCATCGCGGCCGGGCTGATGCTCGGCGTCCACCTCCTGTTGCAGACGACGAAGCTCGGGAAGGCGATGCGCGCGATGGCCGACAACGAGGACCTCGCGCGCGTCACCGGCATCCCGACCGAACGGGTCGTCCGCTTCACGTGGATCATCGGCGCCGGGCTCGCGGGCGCCGGCGGCTTCCTCATCGCGCTCGAACGCGGGGCGATGAACTTCCAGTTCGGCTGGGTCCTCCTGCTGTTGATCTTCGCGGCGGTGATCCTCGGCGGCATCGGCTCCATCTACGGCGCGATGTTCGGCGGCGTCACGATCGGCATCGCACAGAGCATCTCGCTCGTGTGGCTGCCCAGCGAGTTCTCGACAGTCGCCGCCTTCGGCGTCATGATCTTCGTGCTGCTGTTCAAGCCCGACGGCATCTTCTCGGGGGTGACGACGGCGTGA
- a CDS encoding GNAT family N-acetyltransferase: protein MPLDPPDADAPDLNRLDGGEAGSAGDSVTVESGTMDDVDAVADLWVALADGQRSYGTHLAGAENRPDAADAAARAVVTDGLVVARGPDSGEADLDDTETDGADSDGTGSPRSEPGAIVGFVTFGVESGRYDLDVTRGVVYNLFVRERHRGAGVGSRLLATAESSLADAGADVISLEVMADNADAKRFYDRHGYEPHRVELEKSIPGDGSDTD, encoded by the coding sequence ATGCCCCTCGATCCGCCGGACGCCGATGCACCCGATCTGAACCGCCTCGACGGCGGAGAGGCCGGTTCAGCCGGCGACAGCGTCACGGTCGAATCCGGGACGATGGACGACGTCGACGCGGTGGCGGACCTGTGGGTCGCCCTCGCGGACGGCCAGCGTTCGTACGGAACACACCTCGCGGGCGCGGAGAACCGCCCGGACGCCGCCGACGCCGCCGCGCGCGCGGTCGTCACCGACGGGCTCGTCGTCGCCCGGGGGCCCGACTCGGGCGAGGCAGACCTCGACGACACAGAGACGGACGGAGCGGATTCGGACGGCACGGGCTCGCCGCGCTCGGAACCGGGTGCGATCGTCGGGTTCGTTACCTTCGGCGTCGAGTCCGGGCGCTACGATCTCGACGTGACGCGCGGGGTCGTCTACAACCTGTTCGTTCGCGAGCGCCACCGTGGCGCCGGCGTCGGGTCGCGGCTGCTCGCGACCGCGGAGTCCTCGCTCGCGGACGCCGGCGCCGACGTGATCTCGCTGGAGGTGATGGCCGACAACGCGGACGCGAAACGGTTCTACGACCGACACGGGTACGAGCCTCACCGGGTCGAGCTGGAGAAGTCCATCCCGGGGGACGGAAGCGATACCGATTAA
- a CDS encoding MarR family transcriptional regulator: MATTHADAVEKQSNAETPMTRLPDGVSSPRAKLVYLYLATHGAVCEDDLCDGLSMKRISLYSILKTLREAGHVEKADGRYALA, from the coding sequence ATGGCTACGACGCACGCGGACGCGGTCGAGAAGCAGTCGAACGCCGAGACGCCGATGACGCGGCTTCCGGACGGAGTCTCCTCGCCCCGGGCGAAGCTGGTGTATCTGTACCTGGCGACCCACGGCGCCGTCTGTGAGGACGACCTCTGTGACGGGCTCTCGATGAAACGGATCTCGCTGTACTCCATTCTGAAGACGCTGCGCGAGGCGGGCCACGTCGAGAAGGCCGACGGTCGCTACGCGCTGGCGTAG